A DNA window from Streptomyces sp. CA-278952 contains the following coding sequences:
- a CDS encoding ABC transporter permease, with protein MSAPAQDIPAYAPGELAALAARHGLTVSGARPSLPAYIRQLWGRRHFIAAFATAKLTAQYTQAKLGQIWQIMTPLLNATVYYFIFGVLMNTKHGVEDFVPFLVTGVFIWTFTASSITAGTRAISGNIGLVRALHFPRASLPVALALQQLQQLLFSLGALTVILLVFGQFPRPSWLLAVPALALQALFNTGVSMAVARLTAKTPDIAQLTPFVLRTWMYSSGVMWSLDHLLKGERVPHAVMVALEYNPAALFINLMRYALIDSYTWAQLPPFAWAVAAGWALLCGAAGFVYFWKAEETYGRG; from the coding sequence GTGAGCGCCCCCGCCCAGGACATCCCCGCCTACGCACCCGGTGAGCTGGCCGCGCTGGCCGCCCGGCACGGCCTGACGGTCAGCGGCGCCCGGCCCTCGCTGCCCGCCTACATCCGGCAGCTGTGGGGGCGGCGGCACTTCATCGCCGCGTTCGCGACGGCCAAACTGACCGCCCAGTACACCCAGGCGAAGCTCGGCCAGATCTGGCAGATCATGACGCCGCTGCTGAACGCGACGGTCTACTACTTCATCTTCGGCGTCCTGATGAACACCAAGCACGGGGTGGAGGATTTCGTCCCGTTCCTGGTCACCGGGGTCTTCATCTGGACGTTCACCGCAAGCTCGATCACCGCGGGCACCCGGGCGATCAGCGGCAACATCGGCCTGGTGCGGGCCCTGCACTTCCCGCGCGCCTCACTGCCGGTGGCCCTCGCCCTCCAGCAGTTGCAGCAGCTGCTGTTCTCACTCGGCGCACTGACCGTGATCCTGCTGGTGTTCGGCCAGTTCCCGCGCCCGTCCTGGCTGCTGGCCGTTCCGGCGCTCGCGCTCCAGGCGTTGTTCAACACCGGAGTGTCGATGGCCGTGGCCCGGCTGACGGCGAAGACCCCGGACATCGCGCAGCTGACGCCGTTCGTGCTGCGGACCTGGATGTACTCCTCCGGCGTGATGTGGAGCCTGGACCACCTGCTCAAGGGGGAGCGGGTGCCGCACGCGGTGATGGTGGCGCTGGAGTACAACCCGGCGGCGCTCTTCATCAACCTCATGCGGTACGCGCTCATCGACAGCTACACCTGGGCGCAGCTGCCGCCGTTCGCATGGGCGGTAGCGGCGGGCTGGGCGCTGCTGTGCGGAGCGGCCGGATTCGTGTACTTCTGGAAGGCCGAGGAGACCTACGGACGTGGCTGA
- a CDS encoding TetR/AcrR family transcriptional regulator yields MTTERGTRRRAPAGAAVLREDVTDAIRAAVFDELAAVGFARMSIEGIARRAGVGKTAVYRRWKSKLALVLDLVAAVAAQGMPAPATGSLCGDVRAVLELAAYALRHPVASQVIPDLLVEAARNPEISEAIKAALLDQQQGVAAVVVREAVARGELPEGSDPDRALDLIVGPLYWRLAVVRGELPKGYLDDLAASAVAALKHVREPLSTSENP; encoded by the coding sequence ATGACCACAGAACGGGGAACCCGCCGCCGCGCCCCCGCAGGCGCCGCCGTCCTGCGTGAGGACGTGACCGACGCCATCCGGGCCGCCGTCTTCGACGAACTCGCCGCGGTGGGGTTCGCCCGGATGTCCATCGAGGGCATCGCCCGGCGTGCGGGCGTGGGCAAGACCGCCGTCTACCGCCGCTGGAAGTCCAAGCTGGCGCTCGTGCTCGACCTGGTCGCGGCCGTCGCCGCGCAGGGGATGCCCGCCCCGGCCACCGGTTCGCTGTGCGGGGACGTGCGCGCCGTCCTGGAACTGGCCGCGTACGCCCTGCGCCACCCGGTCGCCTCGCAGGTCATCCCGGATCTGTTGGTCGAGGCGGCCCGCAATCCGGAGATCTCCGAGGCGATCAAGGCCGCGCTCCTGGACCAGCAGCAGGGCGTCGCCGCCGTCGTGGTGAGGGAGGCGGTGGCCCGGGGCGAACTGCCCGAGGGCAGCGATCCCGACCGGGCGCTCGATCTGATCGTCGGGCCGCTGTACTGGCGGCTCGCTGTGGTCCGCGGCGAACTGCCGAAGGGCTACCTGGACGATCTGGCCGCCTCGGCGGTCGCCGCCCTCAAGCATGTCCGAGAGCCCTTGAGCACGTCTGAGAATCCTTAG
- a CDS encoding CDP-glycerol glycerophosphotransferase family protein, whose product MKPPLPPLLSVVVPVHNVEAYLEDCLRSVADQTLEAIEVVMVDDGSTDGSARIAAEFAARDARFRLVRQRNAGLSAARNTGVRHTTSTVPYLAFADSDDIVVHDAYERMTASLESTGSDLATGNVWRLTAQGRQQAWQYRWLTATRPHTHITRDPRLLADRVAWNKVFRRSFWDAHGFAFPVGKLYEDTPVMIPAHHLARSVDVLREHVYYWRVREGSITRRRTDVTGVRDRIAACEQVSAFLGGRDAAQRRAYDTSCLRDDFGYFLDGLPMGGEAYRSAFLEGAGAFVDRAGPGALEGLPVELRIKWSLVRERCLEELLAVLAFERANGAGTFAVEGPPGRRRAVYPGVRGASARLARTDVPAVARLLEARWGADGRLRLRGYAYLRNLPAASARQRLTVGMVRAERGRQVRPVPVRSVCTPEATVNSGQELHGYDHAGFEMVLDPDRLPATADGDGWLVGLVLAAPGAVRRVAVRAPDAGADQPLVHDLGDGRRAVLDYRGGRLRLTVSRLRARAEGHRTAETEGAPLELTGRYFGGSGSRPTALMLTREGAEGGEERCCPVEYEETAGGEGPDGAREAGGRREPDGVRGAGRHREPDGVRGAGRHREPDGVRGAGRHREPDGAHEAGGHREPNGARGAGGHRELDGVRGAGQVDEVDAATCGGRWPGGGCAASGGRGPDGVGFTVRVPLADLAGAPPAPHRAPREVEAAGGQRWRVRLLLADGARVPLPAAPDLPPPACADPAGDLVLDLAAPPYADRVEYTPEGSLRVSGTYGRPAPETYVPPAPGAYVPPAPGAHVPLAPGAVTASVGRLVLRHETLHETVPVAGTFGEPATGSTVGTSTEADTEPGARPEAGNAGTGAEPGAEPGAEPGAEPGAEPGAEPGAEPGAEPGAEPGAEPGAEPGAEPGAEPGAGNIPGTDAETRPGRFSALIAPPLPEGRWEVRLDGRPVRVLGSAAGQLPRGGAENVLRPERRHGDRLSVVAGPDAQAPAAGRSAYGRRLLRAAHYRDGRTLLPLHDTVLYAGGDSPRAVHAELVRRGAETEHLWVTGTAPGRTTHVPPGARAVPVHSVAWYEALARTRRIVTDEQLPGWFERRPGQTVVQTWHGTPLGRFGGCLADTLYADHQYLATLPRRSAQWSVLVSPSRFATPWLRRSLGYEGEVLEAGSPANDVLFPPDRDKAAEEVRRGLGIPEDHRVVLYAPTYRDHLAHPPAASADRTVPGPYRWDPALDPGALARALGPRHTVLVRRHPRVTGSVPAGPGVLDVSHHPGAAGLLLIADVLVTDYAGLMFDFALTGRPMLFHTYDLEHYRDTVRGFCLDFETRAPGPLLVTTDEVAQALRDTGSLAARHADAYESFRRDYCDLDDGGAAARVADRLLADTA is encoded by the coding sequence ATGAAGCCACCACTGCCACCACTCCTCAGCGTCGTCGTCCCCGTCCACAACGTCGAGGCTTACCTCGAGGACTGCCTGCGGTCGGTGGCGGACCAGACCCTCGAAGCGATCGAGGTGGTCATGGTCGACGACGGTTCGACGGACGGCAGCGCCCGGATCGCGGCGGAGTTCGCCGCCCGGGACGCCCGCTTCCGGCTGGTGCGGCAGCGGAACGCCGGTCTGAGCGCCGCCCGCAACACCGGCGTCCGGCACACCACCTCCACCGTCCCCTATCTGGCGTTCGCCGACAGCGACGACATCGTCGTGCACGACGCGTACGAGCGGATGACGGCCTCGCTGGAGTCGACCGGTTCCGATCTGGCGACCGGCAATGTGTGGCGGCTGACCGCGCAGGGGCGGCAGCAGGCGTGGCAGTACCGCTGGCTGACGGCCACGCGGCCCCACACCCACATCACCCGGGACCCGCGCCTGCTGGCCGACCGGGTGGCGTGGAACAAGGTGTTCCGGCGCTCGTTCTGGGACGCGCACGGCTTCGCCTTCCCCGTGGGCAAGCTGTACGAGGACACCCCGGTGATGATCCCCGCGCACCATCTCGCCCGGTCCGTCGACGTCCTGCGCGAGCACGTCTACTACTGGCGGGTGCGGGAGGGCTCGATCACCCGGCGGCGTACGGACGTCACGGGCGTACGGGACCGGATCGCCGCGTGCGAGCAGGTCAGCGCGTTCCTGGGCGGCCGGGACGCGGCACAGCGACGGGCGTACGACACGTCCTGCCTGCGGGACGACTTCGGGTACTTCCTGGACGGCCTGCCGATGGGCGGCGAGGCGTACCGGTCGGCGTTCCTGGAGGGCGCGGGGGCCTTCGTCGACCGGGCGGGGCCCGGCGCGCTGGAGGGGCTGCCGGTGGAGCTGCGCATCAAGTGGTCGCTGGTGCGGGAGCGGTGCCTGGAGGAGCTGCTGGCGGTCCTCGCCTTCGAACGGGCCAACGGGGCGGGCACGTTCGCGGTCGAGGGGCCTCCGGGGCGGCGGCGGGCGGTGTACCCCGGGGTGCGCGGCGCGAGCGCCCGGCTCGCGCGCACGGACGTGCCCGCCGTGGCGCGGTTGCTGGAGGCGCGCTGGGGCGCGGACGGGAGGCTGCGGCTGCGCGGGTACGCGTATCTGCGCAACCTCCCCGCCGCCTCCGCCCGTCAGCGGCTCACGGTGGGGATGGTCCGGGCGGAGCGGGGCCGTCAGGTGCGGCCGGTGCCGGTGCGCTCCGTGTGCACGCCCGAGGCGACGGTGAACTCCGGTCAGGAGCTGCACGGCTACGACCACGCGGGCTTCGAGATGGTCCTCGACCCGGACCGGCTGCCCGCGACGGCGGACGGCGACGGCTGGCTCGTCGGCCTGGTCCTCGCCGCGCCCGGGGCGGTGCGTCGGGTGGCGGTGCGCGCCCCCGACGCGGGCGCGGACCAGCCGCTCGTCCACGACCTGGGCGACGGGCGGCGGGCGGTGCTCGACTACCGGGGCGGCCGGCTCCGGCTGACCGTGTCACGCCTGCGAGCACGGGCCGAGGGACACCGGACCGCCGAGACGGAGGGGGCCCCGCTGGAACTGACGGGCCGGTACTTCGGCGGGAGCGGGAGCAGGCCGACGGCATTGATGCTGACGCGCGAGGGGGCGGAGGGGGGCGAGGAGCGCTGCTGCCCGGTGGAGTACGAGGAGACCGCCGGGGGCGAGGGGCCGGACGGGGCCCGTGAGGCGGGCGGGCGCAGGGAGCCGGACGGGGTGCGTGGGGCAGGCAGGCACAGGGAGCCGGACGGGGTGCGTGGGGCAGGCAGGCACAGGGAGCCGGACGGGGTGCGTGGGGCAGGCAGGCACAGGGAGCCGGACGGGGCCCATGAGGCGGGCGGGCACAGGGAGCCGAACGGGGCCCGTGGGGCAGGCGGGCACAGGGAGCTGGACGGGGTGCGTGGGGCGGGCCAGGTGGACGAGGTGGATGCGGCGACGTGCGGGGGGCGCTGGCCGGGAGGGGGCTGTGCGGCAAGCGGGGGGCGCGGGCCGGACGGGGTCGGGTTCACGGTGCGGGTGCCGCTCGCCGACCTCGCCGGCGCCCCGCCCGCCCCGCACCGGGCCCCTCGCGAGGTCGAGGCGGCGGGCGGGCAGCGCTGGCGGGTCCGGCTGCTGCTCGCCGACGGCGCCCGCGTCCCGCTGCCCGCCGCCCCGGACCTGCCGCCGCCCGCGTGCGCGGACCCGGCGGGCGACCTGGTGCTGGACCTGGCGGCGCCTCCGTACGCGGACCGGGTGGAGTACACGCCGGAGGGGTCCCTGCGCGTCTCGGGGACGTACGGTCGCCCCGCTCCGGAGACGTACGTTCCCCCTGCTCCCGGGGCGTACGTTCCGCCCGCTCCGGGGGCGCACGTTCCGCTCGCTCCGGGGGCGGTAACCGCGTCTGTCGGCCGGCTCGTCCTGCGCCACGAGACGCTGCACGAGACGGTCCCGGTCGCGGGGACATTCGGGGAGCCCGCCACGGGAAGCACCGTGGGAACCAGCACAGAGGCCGACACAGAGCCCGGCGCGCGACCCGAAGCGGGAAACGCAGGGACCGGCGCGGAGCCCGGCGCGGAGCCCGGCGCGGAGCCCGGCGCGGAGCCCGGCGCGGAGCCCGGCGCGGAGCCCGGCGCGGAGCCCGGCGCGGAGCCCGGCGCGGAGCCCGGCGCGGAGCCCGGCGCGGAGCCCGGCGCGGAGCCCGGCGCGGAGCCCGGCGCGGGAAACATCCCAGGGACCGACGCAGAGACACGGCCGGGCCGGTTCTCCGCGCTGATCGCCCCGCCGCTCCCGGAAGGCCGCTGGGAGGTCCGCCTGGACGGCCGCCCCGTACGCGTCCTCGGCTCCGCCGCCGGGCAGCTCCCCCGCGGCGGAGCCGAGAACGTCCTGCGTCCCGAGCGTCGGCACGGCGACCGGCTGTCCGTGGTCGCGGGGCCGGATGCGCAAGCGCCGGCGGCCGGGCGGAGCGCGTACGGCAGGCGCCTCCTGCGCGCCGCGCACTACCGCGACGGGCGCACGCTCCTCCCGCTCCACGACACCGTCCTCTACGCCGGCGGCGACTCCCCGCGCGCCGTCCACGCCGAACTCGTGCGCCGGGGCGCGGAGACTGAGCATCTGTGGGTCACCGGTACCGCCCCCGGCCGCACCACCCACGTCCCGCCCGGGGCGCGGGCCGTCCCCGTGCACAGCGTCGCCTGGTACGAGGCGCTGGCCCGCACCCGCCGGATCGTCACGGACGAACAGCTGCCCGGGTGGTTCGAGCGGCGGCCGGGGCAGACGGTCGTCCAGACCTGGCACGGCACCCCGCTCGGCCGGTTCGGCGGCTGCCTGGCCGACACCCTCTACGCCGACCACCAGTACCTCGCCACCCTGCCGCGGCGGTCGGCCCAGTGGTCGGTGCTGGTCTCCCCGAGCCGCTTCGCCACCCCGTGGCTGCGCCGGTCGCTGGGGTACGAGGGGGAGGTGCTGGAGGCCGGGTCGCCCGCCAACGACGTGCTGTTCCCGCCCGACCGGGACAAGGCCGCCGAGGAGGTCCGGCGCGGGCTCGGCATCCCGGAGGACCACCGCGTCGTGCTGTACGCCCCGACCTACCGTGACCACCTGGCCCATCCCCCGGCGGCGTCCGCCGACCGCACGGTCCCCGGCCCGTACCGCTGGGACCCGGCCCTGGACCCCGGCGCCCTGGCCCGGGCGCTCGGCCCCCGCCACACGGTGCTGGTGCGCCGCCACCCCCGGGTCACCGGCAGTGTCCCGGCCGGGCCCGGCGTGCTCGACGTCTCCCACCACCCGGGGGCGGCCGGGCTGCTCCTGATCGCCGACGTCCTGGTGACGGACTACGCGGGCCTGATGTTCGACTTCGCGTTGACGGGCCGGCCGATGCTCTTCCACACGTACGACCTGGAGCACTACCGCGACACCGTGCGCGGCTTCTGCCTGGACTTCGAGACCCGGGCGCCGGGGCCGCTGCTGGTCACGACGGACGAGGTGGCCCAGGCGCTGCGCGACACCGGGTCGCTGGCGGCCCGGCACGCCGACGCCTACGAGAGCTTCCGCCGCGACTACTGCGACCTGGACGACGGCGGCGCGGCGGCCCGGGTCGCCGACCGGCTGCTGGCGGACACGGCCTGA
- a CDS encoding ABC transporter ATP-binding protein, whose translation MADLKDSPGDDRVPTVVVDDVHITYTVNGARTGKGSATSALSRLTTRRRTPGARQVHAVKGVSFAAYKGEAIGLIGSNGSGKSTLLKAVAGLLPPTRGRVHTQGQPSLLGVNAALMGDLTGERNVVLGGLAMGMTREQIRERYDEIVDFSGINEKGDFITLPMRTYSSGMGARLRFSIAAAKSHDVLLIDEALSTGDAKFQRRSKDRIKELRAEAGTVFLVSHSNKSITETCDRALWLEAGTLRMDGPAKEVVAAYETFTKRK comes from the coding sequence GTGGCTGACCTCAAGGATTCCCCCGGGGACGACCGTGTCCCGACGGTCGTCGTCGACGACGTCCACATCACGTACACGGTCAATGGCGCCCGTACGGGCAAGGGCAGCGCCACCTCCGCGCTCAGCCGGCTCACCACCCGCCGCCGTACCCCCGGCGCACGCCAGGTGCACGCCGTGAAGGGCGTCAGCTTCGCCGCGTACAAGGGCGAGGCGATCGGCCTGATCGGCTCCAACGGCTCGGGCAAGTCGACGCTGCTCAAGGCGGTCGCGGGTCTGCTCCCGCCGACCCGGGGCAGGGTCCACACCCAGGGCCAGCCGTCGCTGCTCGGCGTGAACGCGGCCCTGATGGGCGACCTGACCGGCGAGCGCAACGTGGTGCTGGGCGGACTCGCGATGGGCATGACGCGCGAACAGATCCGCGAACGCTACGACGAGATCGTCGACTTCTCCGGCATCAACGAGAAGGGCGACTTCATCACGCTGCCGATGCGCACGTACTCCTCGGGCATGGGCGCGAGGCTCCGCTTCTCCATCGCGGCGGCCAAGAGCCACGACGTGCTCCTGATCGACGAGGCGCTGTCCACGGGCGACGCGAAGTTCCAGCGCCGCAGCAAGGACCGCATCAAGGAACTGCGCGCCGAGGCGGGCACGGTCTTCCTGGTCAGCCACAGCAACAAATCGATCACCGAGACCTGCGACCGGGCCCTGTGGCTGGAGGCGGGCACGCTGAGGATGGACGGCCCGGCAAAGGAAGTAGTGGCAGCGTACGAGACCTTCACCAAGCGCAAGTAG